A genomic region of Nostoc sp. UHCC 0702 contains the following coding sequences:
- the tnpA gene encoding IS200/IS605 family transposase: protein MPGKYRHKTTSVTLINYHFVWIPKRRKKVLVGNVAIRLEELLYEKTKELECEILALEIIEDHVHLFVSCPPTLAPDQIMFRLKGYTSRILRQEFPHLLRLPSMWTRSYFCGTAGDASSETIKKYIANQKTR, encoded by the coding sequence ATGCCAGGAAAATACAGGCACAAGACAACATCAGTCACTCTGATTAATTACCATTTCGTGTGGATACCAAAAAGACGCAAAAAAGTATTAGTTGGAAATGTCGCTATCAGGCTTGAGGAATTGCTTTATGAAAAAACAAAAGAGCTAGAGTGTGAGATTCTAGCTCTTGAAATTATCGAAGACCATGTACATCTTTTTGTTAGCTGTCCTCCGACCTTAGCTCCAGACCAAATTATGTTTAGATTGAAGGGATATACATCCAGGATACTAAGGCAAGAGTTTCCACATTTATTAAGATTGCCCTCAATGTGGACAAGAAGTTATTTTTGTGGAACGGCTGGGGATGCTTCAAGTGAGACAATCAAAAAGTATATTGCTAATCAAAAAACTCGCTAA
- a CDS encoding type II toxin-antitoxin system PemK/MazF family toxin, translating into MVVKPYFPERGDIIKLEFGAEKQFTVDSIQRAFALHKAGMSFEDIAVTLNNELQQQGREQQGGSPVLVISPIKYNQMSSLVLACPITSKSKGLKFEVTLTEDMKTEGVVLADQIKTLDWKARKVKFVETVSTDLIEEVQAKLETLIF; encoded by the coding sequence TTGGTAGTTAAACCATATTTTCCTGAAAGAGGAGATATTATCAAGTTAGAATTTGGAGCAGAGAAACAGTTTACTGTTGATTCAATTCAGCGTGCATTTGCCCTTCACAAAGCTGGAATGTCATTTGAAGACATTGCTGTAACGCTGAATAATGAGCTTCAACAACAAGGACGCGAACAACAGGGCGGTAGCCCTGTTCTCGTTATATCTCCAATTAAATACAATCAAATGTCTTCTCTAGTTTTGGCGTGTCCCATAACTAGTAAATCAAAAGGACTTAAATTTGAAGTTACGCTTACTGAAGACATGAAAACAGAAGGAGTTGTACTAGCTGATCAAATTAAAACACTTGACTGGAAAGCTAGAAAAGTAAAATTTGTTGAAACTGTTTCAACAGATTTAATAGAAGAAGTGCAAGCAAAGTTAGAAACGTTAATTTTCTAA
- a CDS encoding NUDIX hydrolase, whose product MSKPGEIRVLALGLIRDGDRIFVSEGYDSVKQDKFYRALGGGVDFGETSRDALKREFLEEIQAELTNIRYLGCIENLFTFNGRQGHEIIQLYQCDFAQPKFYQLESLIFSESATHHHKALWIDISQFKSGKLRLVPEVFFDYL is encoded by the coding sequence ATGAGCAAACCAGGCGAAATTCGGGTATTAGCCTTGGGGCTGATTCGGGATGGCGATCGCATTTTCGTTTCTGAAGGCTACGACTCAGTAAAGCAAGATAAATTTTATCGGGCTTTGGGTGGTGGGGTTGACTTTGGCGAAACCAGCCGCGACGCTTTAAAAAGAGAATTTCTTGAAGAGATTCAGGCCGAATTAACGAATATTCGCTATTTGGGTTGTATAGAAAATTTGTTCACATTCAACGGTAGGCAAGGACACGAAATTATTCAACTTTATCAATGTGACTTTGCCCAGCCTAAATTTTATCAATTGGAAAGCTTAATTTTTTCTGAGTCTGCTACTCATCATCATAAAGCATTGTGGATAGATATTTCTCAGTTTAAATCTGGGAAATTGAGATTAGTTCCAGAGGTGTTTTTTGATTATTTATAA
- a CDS encoding SDR family oxidoreductase: MSDRWTLTGKKALVTGATKGIGLAIANEFLSLGAEVTIVARNSQDIDQQLTIWQKAGLPAYGITADVATPNGRQFIFEQVSKTWDKLDILVNNVGTNISKKVVEYTEAEYESLIQTNQTSIFEMCRLFYPLLQFGENSSIVNISSVAGLVSNRTGAPYGMTKAAINQLTRSLSVEWASDRIRVNTVAPWAIRTPLTESVLDNQDFLKLVLSQTPMGRVGQPEEVAGIVAFLCMPGASFITGQCITVDGGFLAFGF, encoded by the coding sequence ATGAGCGATCGCTGGACACTGACAGGAAAGAAAGCACTGGTGACAGGCGCTACCAAAGGCATTGGACTAGCTATTGCCAATGAATTCTTATCTCTTGGTGCAGAAGTCACTATTGTGGCACGAAATTCTCAGGATATTGATCAACAACTAACTATCTGGCAAAAAGCAGGATTACCTGCTTATGGAATTACCGCAGATGTTGCAACACCTAATGGTCGCCAATTTATCTTTGAGCAAGTTAGCAAAACTTGGGATAAATTAGATATCTTGGTGAATAATGTGGGAACCAATATCAGCAAAAAAGTAGTAGAATATACTGAAGCTGAGTATGAGTCGCTCATTCAAACAAATCAGACCTCGATTTTCGAGATGTGCCGTTTGTTTTATCCTCTCCTGCAATTTGGGGAAAACAGCAGCATTGTGAATATTAGTTCCGTAGCGGGTTTGGTGTCGAACCGCACTGGCGCTCCCTATGGTATGACTAAAGCAGCTATCAATCAACTAACGCGATCGCTATCAGTTGAATGGGCATCAGATCGTATTAGAGTAAATACAGTTGCACCTTGGGCTATTCGCACGCCTCTCACCGAATCTGTACTTGATAACCAAGATTTTCTCAAATTAGTTTTATCACAAACACCGATGGGACGGGTTGGTCAACCAGAAGAAGTAGCAGGTATAGTCGCATTTCTTTGTATGCCTGGTGCATCTTTTATCACTGGGCAATGTATTACAGTCGATGGCGGATTTTTAGCTTTTGGTTTTTAA
- a CDS encoding transposase, with protein MLVLEAKLKGKQSQYHLIDEALRTALFIRNKALRHWMDNRDIGKNELQKLCAVLAKEFDFADKLNSMARQASADRAWLAIKRFYDNCKAKKLGNQGFPKFKKRGHSVEYKTSGWKLSLDKKYISFSDGFNIGRLKLIGTRDLSFYSIKQIKRVRIVKRADGYFCQFCVDVERTEQHQHNGKQVGIDVGLEFLYTDSDGKTVENPRLLRKSQKSLKRKQRKASKCKKGSYNRRKAVKKLAKKHLKVSRQRKDFAVKTARTLVQSNDLVVYEDLQVRNMVKNHHLAKSISDASWSLFTDWVDYYAKVFGTWAIAVAPHYTSQDCSVCGTRIKKSLSTRTHKCHSCGTVMHRDHNAAKQILAKGIKNTGGHPEINASGQNNLYLGGETPLDKLTG; from the coding sequence ATGCTGGTCTTAGAAGCTAAGTTAAAAGGTAAACAAAGTCAGTACCATTTAATAGATGAAGCTCTTAGAACTGCTTTATTTATCCGCAACAAAGCTCTCAGACATTGGATGGACAATAGAGATATTGGCAAGAACGAACTGCAAAAACTTTGTGCTGTTTTAGCTAAAGAGTTTGATTTTGCAGACAAACTTAACTCTATGGCTCGTCAAGCTTCTGCTGATAGGGCATGGCTTGCAATTAAACGTTTTTACGATAATTGCAAAGCTAAGAAACTGGGCAATCAGGGATTTCCTAAATTTAAAAAACGTGGACATTCTGTAGAGTACAAAACGTCAGGATGGAAACTTTCTCTTGACAAAAAATACATTTCATTTAGTGATGGGTTTAATATCGGTAGGCTGAAATTAATTGGTACTCGTGACTTAAGTTTCTACTCTATCAAACAGATTAAGCGAGTCAGAATAGTTAAACGTGCTGACGGTTATTTTTGTCAATTTTGTGTTGATGTTGAACGCACAGAACAGCATCAACACAATGGTAAACAAGTAGGAATTGATGTAGGACTCGAATTTTTATACACTGATTCTGATGGTAAGACAGTTGAAAATCCCAGGCTATTACGTAAGTCTCAGAAGTCTTTGAAACGCAAACAGCGCAAAGCTTCTAAATGTAAAAAAGGTTCTTATAATCGCCGCAAAGCTGTTAAAAAACTAGCTAAAAAGCACCTCAAGGTAAGTAGACAGAGGAAAGATTTTGCTGTTAAGACCGCGAGAACTCTAGTCCAGTCAAACGACTTGGTAGTTTATGAGGACTTGCAGGTGCGAAATATGGTTAAGAACCATCATTTAGCTAAATCTATCAGTGACGCTTCGTGGTCATTGTTCACTGATTGGGTGGACTACTATGCCAAAGTTTTTGGCACTTGGGCAATAGCAGTTGCACCTCACTACACATCTCAAGATTGCTCTGTTTGTGGAACACGAATAAAAAAATCTTTGTCCACTCGCACCCACAAATGCCATTCTTGCGGAACAGTGATGCACCGCGACCACAACGCAGCTAAACAAATATTAGCCAAGGGGATTAAAAATACGGGAGGGCATCCCGAAATCAACGCTTCTGGACAGAACAACCTCTATCTAGGTGGGGAAACTCCTCTAGACAAGTTGACTGGTTGA
- a CDS encoding energy-coupling factor ABC transporter ATP-binding protein, producing the protein MLYLRNLIYHPTACPTAILKTINLELAPQKLGLIIGPSGSGKSTLLEILSGLAEPTTGGVFWREQELIAEQLQQLAGLVFQFPERHFCGGTILEELRLGHPELGSERVRQALSEVGLEHLSLCAAPYALSGGQQRRLALAVQLIRQPNLLLLDEPTAGLDWSMRRQLVNLLAKLKQDWTLLVVTHDAGDLLAIADSCWTLNHGELKSVDPAELGAKVKEPQPAV; encoded by the coding sequence ATGCTCTATCTTAGAAATCTAATTTATCATCCCACAGCCTGCCCAACAGCAATTCTCAAAACTATTAATCTGGAACTAGCACCCCAAAAACTGGGTTTGATTATTGGCCCCAGCGGTTCCGGCAAAAGTACCTTACTAGAAATTTTATCCGGATTAGCTGAACCAACTACTGGTGGAGTCTTCTGGCGAGAACAAGAACTAATAGCCGAACAGCTACAACAATTGGCTGGATTAGTGTTTCAGTTTCCAGAACGACACTTTTGTGGAGGTACGATATTAGAAGAATTGCGTTTAGGGCATCCTGAGTTAGGTTCAGAACGAGTCAGGCAGGCACTTAGTGAAGTGGGATTAGAGCATTTATCTCTCTGTGCAGCACCTTATGCTTTGAGCGGAGGTCAGCAACGGCGTTTAGCTTTAGCAGTACAATTGATCCGCCAGCCCAACTTATTGTTATTGGATGAACCGACAGCTGGGTTAGATTGGTCAATGCGTCGGCAACTAGTCAATTTATTGGCGAAACTGAAACAAGATTGGACATTGTTAGTTGTAACACATGACGCTGGGGATTTATTAGCGATCGCAGATAGTTGCTGGACACTCAACCACGGTGAACTAAAATCAGTCGATCCCGCAGAACTGGGAGCTAAAGTGAAAGAACCACAGCCAGCGGTGTGA
- a CDS encoding AbrB/MazE/SpoVT family DNA-binding domain-containing protein: protein MTAVVAKWGNSLAIRIPKSVAEQAHVTEGIGIDFSVEGNSIIITPQKRRKYTLDELLEGMTPENFHSEFQTGNAVGNEDW from the coding sequence ATGACAGCTGTTGTTGCTAAATGGGGAAATAGTTTAGCTATCAGGATTCCAAAATCGGTAGCTGAACAAGCACACGTAACTGAGGGCATCGGTATAGATTTTTCCGTAGAAGGAAACAGCATTATTATCACGCCACAAAAAAGAAGAAAATATACTCTTGATGAGTTATTGGAAGGGATGACTCCTGAGAATTTTCATTCTGAATTTCAAACTGGCAATGCTGTGGGGAATGAAGATTGGTAG
- a CDS encoding DUF3531 family protein, whose protein sequence is MHIQFREFNAFDVWFWLKFSTIPSGRERQYVEEVFNSWFYLGKLGAFNAENLQVQETGLDISYMNYDSRGYDKSLLALMHNMGEFEYEGQWGRCWFDLGTSDAIAIDVLINALTQLSEEYVTLEELYIGGENEDWPVEDSDSRSYSIYDN, encoded by the coding sequence ATGCACATTCAGTTTCGTGAGTTTAATGCTTTTGATGTATGGTTCTGGCTGAAGTTCAGTACCATTCCTTCTGGACGTGAAAGGCAATATGTCGAAGAAGTTTTTAATTCCTGGTTTTATCTGGGCAAATTGGGGGCATTTAATGCTGAAAATCTCCAGGTACAGGAAACAGGACTTGATATCAGCTATATGAATTATGACTCACGGGGATATGATAAAAGCTTGCTAGCTTTGATGCACAATATGGGTGAGTTTGAATATGAGGGTCAGTGGGGGCGTTGTTGGTTTGACTTGGGAACCAGTGATGCGATCGCTATTGATGTTTTAATCAACGCCCTCACACAGTTAAGTGAGGAATACGTTACTCTTGAAGAATTATACATCGGCGGCGAAAATGAAGATTGGCCGGTCGAGGATAGTGACAGTCGTTCTTACTCTATTTACGATAATTAG
- a CDS encoding tetratricopeptide repeat protein, translating into MSKRFSTPQLIVFSRLFTLTQATFAAAIALNLWTSPSWAGDPFRATEPHAIGDKTEAAFKAIFQQGNYPAAERYLKEALTSEPNEPLAYAMRASLAYIKKDMAGLDTYSKKTLETGQKLIATDELRGNIYTAVGHFFEGAVIITREGTGSVPKALGRLRQVYEYLDKAEAISANDPELNLLRGYMDLMLAVNLPFADPDEAIKRLETNGGPRYLVDRGIALAYRDLKQYSQALEYANRALKGTSENPEVYYLKAQILREQGQKEKSQALFKEAIANFDKALTKKSQLPSSLVKQIQNERGGAVKGLAQVSR; encoded by the coding sequence ATGTCTAAACGCTTCTCTACTCCTCAACTAATAGTCTTTTCTAGACTGTTCACACTTACTCAGGCAACTTTTGCAGCTGCGATCGCACTCAATCTGTGGACAAGTCCATCTTGGGCTGGCGATCCGTTTCGGGCTACCGAACCTCATGCAATTGGCGACAAAACAGAAGCAGCTTTTAAAGCTATTTTCCAACAAGGTAATTATCCAGCAGCAGAGCGTTACCTCAAAGAAGCCTTGACAAGTGAGCCAAATGAACCTCTAGCCTATGCTATGCGGGCATCCTTGGCATACATCAAAAAAGATATGGCTGGACTGGACACTTACAGCAAGAAAACCCTAGAAACCGGACAAAAGCTGATTGCTACTGATGAATTGCGCGGTAATATATACACTGCTGTTGGTCATTTTTTTGAGGGAGCAGTAATTATCACTCGTGAAGGTACAGGGAGTGTACCAAAAGCCCTAGGTCGGCTAAGGCAAGTCTATGAATATTTAGACAAAGCAGAAGCGATTTCTGCCAACGATCCAGAATTAAATTTACTCCGGGGCTATATGGATTTGATGCTGGCTGTCAATCTGCCTTTTGCTGATCCTGATGAGGCCATTAAACGTTTAGAGACAAATGGTGGCCCTAGATATTTAGTGGATCGGGGTATTGCCCTTGCCTATCGGGATTTAAAACAGTACTCTCAGGCTTTAGAGTATGCCAACCGTGCTTTAAAAGGAACATCGGAGAACCCAGAAGTTTATTATCTCAAAGCCCAAATTCTCAGAGAACAGGGGCAAAAAGAAAAAAGCCAAGCATTGTTCAAAGAAGCGATCGCTAATTTTGACAAAGCCTTAACTAAAAAATCCCAACTTCCAAGTAGTTTGGTGAAACAAATACAGAATGAACGCGGCGGTGCTGTTAAAGGCCTCGCGCAAGTGAGTAGGTAG
- the rsmG gene encoding 16S rRNA (guanine(527)-N(7))-methyltransferase RsmG produces MTNSTTPLLPEMAEIWQQTLNWQPTSQQQAQFQQLYELILEGNRQLNLTRIIEPQEFWEKHLWDSLQGIAPQGQFIPSLQEGASVIDIGTGAGFPGVPVGIAAPNCKITLMDSTRKKIVFLDKILSELALTNAKTIVGRAEEIAQQSQYRQIYDLALIRAVGPASVCAEYALPFVKKGGLAIIYRGNWTEEETTALQNAVNQLGGVIESIERFITPISTSIRHCLYLRKVATTPPKFPRGAGIPTQKPL; encoded by the coding sequence ATGACTAACTCCACCACTCCCTTATTGCCAGAGATGGCAGAAATCTGGCAGCAAACTCTCAATTGGCAACCAACTAGCCAACAGCAGGCACAATTTCAGCAACTTTATGAATTAATCCTAGAGGGTAATCGTCAGTTAAATTTAACTCGCATCATTGAGCCTCAAGAGTTTTGGGAAAAACATCTTTGGGATTCTCTGCAAGGAATTGCACCGCAGGGGCAATTTATCCCGTCTCTCCAAGAGGGTGCGTCTGTGATTGATATTGGCACAGGTGCAGGGTTTCCAGGCGTACCAGTAGGAATTGCTGCACCTAATTGCAAAATTACACTGATGGATTCAACTCGGAAAAAAATTGTTTTTCTTGACAAAATATTGAGTGAACTTGCTCTGACTAATGCCAAAACTATTGTTGGCAGAGCTGAAGAAATAGCACAGCAATCTCAGTATCGACAAATCTACGACCTTGCTCTTATCCGCGCTGTCGGCCCGGCTTCTGTCTGTGCAGAATATGCCCTTCCATTCGTTAAAAAGGGTGGTTTAGCTATAATCTACCGTGGTAATTGGACAGAGGAGGAAACAACTGCTTTGCAAAATGCTGTTAATCAGCTAGGTGGTGTCATTGAATCAATCGAAAGATTCATCACTCCCATAAGTACAAGCATCCGTCACTGTTTGTACTTGCGTAAAGTAGCCACCACACCACCTAAATTTCCCCGTGGCGCTGGCATACCTACTCAAAAGCCGCTGTGA
- a CDS encoding rhomboid family intramembrane serine protease yields MVPIRDNNPTKITPYVTYGLIAANVLAFVYEASLPPQALNGFLHLAAVVPRELTLSFAGVSVNQPVPEWATLITSQFLHGGFLHLAGNMLFLWIFGNNVEDKLGHAKYLLFYLSCGMLASLTQWYFAQNSNIPSLGASGAIAGVMGAYILRFPQAEILGVVPLGIFFPTFRVPAYFFLGFWFLQQAFYGIASLETPTNIGMESGGIAYWAHAGGFIFGAILGPILGLFSDKSQEESWYQ; encoded by the coding sequence GTGGTTCCCATTAGAGATAATAATCCTACCAAAATCACGCCATATGTAACTTATGGGCTGATTGCTGCTAATGTCCTGGCTTTTGTTTATGAAGCAAGTCTGCCCCCCCAAGCATTAAATGGCTTTTTACATCTTGCGGCTGTAGTACCGCGAGAACTCACCTTAAGCTTTGCTGGTGTCTCTGTTAATCAACCAGTACCAGAGTGGGCAACCTTGATTACCTCCCAATTTCTCCACGGCGGTTTTTTGCACCTAGCTGGTAACATGTTGTTTCTCTGGATTTTTGGCAACAACGTTGAAGATAAGTTAGGTCATGCCAAATACTTGCTTTTTTACTTAAGTTGTGGTATGTTGGCTTCCTTAACTCAGTGGTACTTTGCCCAAAATTCTAACATTCCTTCATTGGGGGCGAGTGGTGCGATCGCTGGTGTTATGGGAGCATATATTCTCCGCTTTCCTCAAGCCGAAATTCTGGGTGTAGTGCCTTTGGGAATTTTCTTCCCGACTTTTAGGGTTCCTGCATATTTCTTTTTAGGATTTTGGTTTCTCCAACAAGCTTTTTATGGAATTGCTAGTCTAGAAACACCCACCAACATCGGTATGGAAAGCGGTGGTATCGCCTACTGGGCACATGCAGGCGGATTCATATTTGGAGCAATTCTTGGGCCGATATTAGGTTTATTTAGCGATAAATCCCAGGAAGAATCTTGGTATCAATAA
- a CDS encoding GNAT family N-acetyltransferase, translating to MILHLEKVMEHHAEQVYFQLSDPRLYEYLEDEIPTLSQLKHQFKFAALEKSPDNDTMTWLKWVAILAQYQYVGVVEIGIFEDAYAEIGFMTFVDFQNRGLAFSYCSLAIAQARKRFDFPALYASVNEQNQASRKVIDKLGFFLHTINKEAEFIKGKFSDELIYRLSF from the coding sequence GTGATTTTGCATCTAGAAAAGGTGATGGAACACCACGCCGAACAGGTTTACTTCCAACTGAGTGACCCAAGGTTATACGAATACTTAGAAGACGAAATTCCCACTCTCTCACAGCTAAAGCATCAGTTCAAGTTTGCGGCGCTGGAAAAATCGCCAGATAACGACACTATGACTTGGCTGAAGTGGGTAGCGATACTTGCACAATACCAGTATGTTGGAGTTGTTGAGATAGGTATTTTTGAAGATGCATACGCAGAAATCGGTTTTATGACGTTTGTGGACTTCCAGAACCGGGGGTTAGCTTTTAGCTACTGTTCTTTAGCGATCGCCCAGGCGCGAAAGCGCTTCGATTTTCCGGCGCTATACGCTTCGGTGAACGAGCAGAATCAAGCCTCTCGTAAAGTAATTGATAAGCTTGGTTTTTTTCTACATACTATTAATAAGGAAGCGGAGTTTATCAAAGGCAAATTTTCTGATGAGCTCATCTACCGTTTATCTTTTTGA
- a CDS encoding DUF479 domain-containing protein, giving the protein MNWLAHLFLSEPDVETRLGNLLADIVKGSARQSLNYNIRRGIECHQVIDKFTDSHIIVQRSKQRIDLNYRRFSGVLVDVFYDHFLAKNWSKYSNVTLDDFTAEIYQTFRAYQGEIPTIVIQVINRVAVEDWLGNYRNLVGVENTLIRISKRLSKKWNRSFILTDAVSELITHYDAFDSDFQQFFPELFFHVQNWYLA; this is encoded by the coding sequence ATGAACTGGCTAGCACACTTATTTTTATCTGAACCTGATGTAGAAACTAGATTAGGTAATCTCTTAGCTGATATTGTGAAAGGGTCAGCTCGCCAATCATTAAATTATAATATCCGAAGAGGAATCGAATGTCATCAAGTAATTGATAAATTTACAGACAGCCACATTATTGTGCAACGCAGTAAACAGCGTATTGACTTAAACTACAGGCGATTTTCAGGAGTATTGGTAGATGTTTTTTACGACCACTTCCTAGCAAAAAATTGGTCTAAATATTCTAACGTCACTCTTGATGATTTTACAGCAGAAATTTACCAAACGTTTCGAGCTTATCAAGGTGAAATACCGACGATTGTTATTCAAGTAATTAATCGCGTCGCAGTTGAAGACTGGTTAGGAAATTACCGCAATTTGGTAGGTGTAGAAAATACTTTAATCAGAATATCAAAACGGTTGTCAAAAAAGTGGAACAGGTCTTTTATATTAACTGATGCTGTGAGTGAACTCATAACTCACTATGATGCATTTGATTCTGACTTTCAACAGTTCTTTCCAGAATTATTTTTTCATGTGCAGAACTGGTATCTTGCTTAA
- a CDS encoding alpha/beta hydrolase, whose amino-acid sequence MGSGGDEGDEGDEGEITNNNAQFPITNSQFPITNSQFPIPNYQFPITNSQFL is encoded by the coding sequence ATGGGGAGCGGGGGAGATGAGGGAGATGAGGGAGATGAGGGAGAGATAACTAATAACAATGCCCAATTCCCAATTACCAATTCCCAATTCCCAATTACCAATTCCCAATTCCCAATTCCCAATTACCAATTCCCAATTACCAATTCCCAATTCCTCTAA
- the nagZ gene encoding beta-N-acetylhexosaminidase: MAASHKLQRFGHHLIIGISGTTLSDDDKRAISELKPVGVIFFAKNFLDGTPYEVWLESFQQLNQQIRQYTERDLMFITLDHEGGRVVRTPLPITRFPYALLWRSHSREVAKATALELKSLGINLSWAPVADIFSHPQNPVIGPRAFGSTPETAAQGALEYYLGLQESGILGCAKHFPGHGDTSQDSHIELPSLNLTLEDLRIRELIPFKTLIEAQIPLIMTAHILFPKIDPDVPATLSQAILKNILRQELGFEGVVVSDDLDMKAVSDMFTQSGTVARAFQAGCDLFIVSRNINSSTLERTYDMAEDFLDSLEKGSLDESVVEAAKNRIEKLLALTPQYSVHTLDKDTLLRHAELAIACTFK, from the coding sequence ATGGCAGCATCACATAAGTTACAGCGCTTTGGACACCACTTAATTATAGGTATTTCTGGTACTACATTAAGCGATGATGATAAACGTGCAATCAGCGAATTAAAACCTGTTGGCGTGATATTTTTCGCTAAAAACTTTCTTGATGGCACCCCCTATGAGGTTTGGTTAGAAAGCTTCCAGCAGCTAAACCAGCAGATACGACAATACACTGAACGTGACTTGATGTTCATAACTTTAGATCATGAAGGAGGGCGTGTTGTTCGCACACCGTTACCAATCACACGATTTCCTTATGCTTTGTTGTGGCGATCGCACTCGCGTGAGGTAGCAAAAGCAACAGCCTTAGAACTAAAATCACTGGGGATAAATTTATCCTGGGCACCTGTTGCAGATATTTTTTCCCATCCCCAAAACCCAGTGATTGGGCCTCGCGCCTTTGGTAGCACTCCCGAAACTGCTGCACAAGGTGCGCTTGAATACTACTTGGGGCTGCAAGAATCCGGAATTTTGGGATGCGCCAAGCACTTTCCCGGACATGGAGACACAAGCCAAGACTCTCACATCGAGTTACCGTCATTGAATCTGACTTTAGAAGATTTGCGAATTCGGGAACTGATACCTTTCAAAACTTTAATTGAAGCGCAGATTCCTTTAATTATGACAGCTCACATCTTGTTTCCCAAGATAGATCCTGATGTGCCGGCGACACTTTCCCAAGCTATCCTCAAAAACATACTCCGCCAAGAACTTGGCTTTGAGGGAGTGGTTGTGTCTGATGACTTAGATATGAAAGCTGTCTCAGACATGTTTACTCAAAGTGGTACTGTAGCGCGGGCATTTCAAGCTGGTTGCGATTTATTTATTGTCTCACGCAACATCAATTCATCAACTTTGGAACGTACCTATGATATGGCTGAAGATTTTTTAGATTCCTTAGAGAAAGGTAGCCTTGATGAATCTGTAGTGGAAGCGGCGAAAAATAGAATCGAGAAATTACTGGCGCTGACACCGCAATATTCAGTGCATACTCTTGACAAGGATACATTGTTGCGACATGCAGAACTAGCGATCGCTTGTACTTTTAAGTAA
- a CDS encoding rhomboid family intramembrane serine protease, producing MFPLYDENPTQIKPYLTYGLIGMNVLVFLHEFSLSNRQLEQFFQLYAIVPQELTTNLTSEWTTLFTSQFLHGGWWHLISNMLFLWVFGNNIEDRLGHFKYLIFYLACGALAALCQWFIGMNSEVPSLGASGAISGVLGAYIIRFPQARIKTLIFLGFFVTTISVPALLLIGIFFIQNVISGLASLQAAANMSVETGGVAYWAHIGGFVFGMILAPLFGLFKRDY from the coding sequence GTGTTTCCCCTTTACGACGAAAACCCGACGCAAATCAAGCCGTATTTAACTTACGGGTTGATTGGAATGAATGTTCTCGTTTTTCTTCATGAATTTAGTCTATCCAATAGACAGCTGGAGCAGTTTTTCCAGCTTTACGCGATAGTACCACAAGAGTTAACCACCAACTTAACCAGTGAATGGACGACGTTATTTACATCGCAATTTTTACATGGTGGTTGGTGGCACTTAATATCGAATATGTTATTTCTCTGGGTCTTTGGCAACAATATAGAAGACCGATTGGGACATTTCAAATATTTAATTTTTTATTTAGCATGTGGTGCTTTAGCCGCCTTGTGTCAGTGGTTTATTGGTATGAATTCCGAAGTTCCTTCTTTGGGTGCAAGTGGTGCCATTTCTGGAGTTTTGGGTGCGTACATTATTCGCTTCCCTCAAGCTAGAATCAAAACTCTAATTTTTTTGGGTTTTTTTGTCACTACAATCAGCGTTCCAGCCCTATTATTGATTGGGATTTTCTTTATACAGAATGTCATATCTGGTTTAGCTAGCCTGCAAGCAGCTGCCAATATGAGTGTAGAAACAGGCGGAGTAGCCTACTGGGCACACATCGGTGGTTTTGTTTTTGGGATGATTCTTGCTCCCTTGTTTGGTTTGTTTAAACGGGACTATTAG